Proteins from a single region of Phycisphaeraceae bacterium D3-23:
- the rnc gene encoding ribonuclease III encodes MIEQAAEVLGYRFKDPSLLEEALTHASSAGSRRDSNERMEFFGDAILGSVVCEYLYHTFPDLMEGDLTKIKSAVVSRRVCAIISEAIDLSGMLNLGKGMAGRKGLPSSVAAAVLESVIAAIYLDGGLEPTRDFILAQLKPYIHEAAESAHQHNFKSVLQQIAQKHLPHNPNYVLLDEKGPDHAKAFEVCVQLDGRNFGSAWANSKKEAEQQAALKALLELDLATKHPDTEQVLIEEVDEAEDFAQRLVVEEIIDELVEEDEDAGEVA; translated from the coding sequence ATGATTGAACAAGCCGCCGAAGTGCTCGGCTACCGTTTCAAAGACCCGTCGCTCCTTGAGGAAGCGCTCACCCACGCCTCCTCCGCCGGCTCGCGCCGCGACTCCAACGAACGCATGGAGTTCTTCGGCGACGCCATCCTCGGCAGCGTCGTCTGCGAATACCTCTACCACACCTTCCCCGACCTGATGGAAGGCGACCTCACCAAGATCAAGAGCGCCGTCGTCAGCCGACGCGTCTGCGCGATCATCAGCGAAGCCATCGACCTCTCGGGCATGCTCAACCTCGGCAAGGGTATGGCCGGCCGCAAGGGGCTTCCCAGCAGTGTCGCCGCGGCTGTACTCGAATCGGTCATCGCCGCGATCTACCTCGACGGTGGGCTCGAACCCACACGCGATTTCATCCTCGCGCAGCTCAAGCCCTACATTCACGAGGCCGCCGAGTCGGCGCACCAGCACAACTTCAAGAGCGTGCTCCAGCAGATCGCGCAGAAGCACCTGCCCCACAACCCCAACTACGTCCTGCTCGACGAGAAGGGCCCGGACCACGCCAAGGCCTTCGAGGTCTGTGTGCAGCTCGACGGCCGAAACTTCGGCTCGGCTTGGGCGAACTCAAAGAAAGAGGCCGAGCAGCAGGCCGCGCTCAAGGCACTGCTCGAACTCGATCTCGCGACGAAGCACCCGGACACCGAGCAGGTACTGATCGAGGAGGTCGACGAGGCCGAGGATTTCGCTCAGCGGCTGGTGGTGGAAGAGATTATCGACGAGTTGGTCGAAGAGGACGAGGACGCAGGCGAAGTCGCATAA